The Sulfitobacter donghicola DSW-25 = KCTC 12864 = JCM 14565 genome has a segment encoding these proteins:
- a CDS encoding LysR family transcriptional regulator encodes MENWDEIRTAYQVARNGTVSGAADALGVHHATVIRHIDALEKRLGVKLFQRHARGYTPTEAGSDLLRVAQATEDQFGQLASRIKGRGSDVSGDLVVTSLAAMATRIAPLLAAFQAKHPDIIVRYLTGERLFRLEYGEAHVAVRAGQAPEQPDNIAQPLACQSMGLYGSAGYIKEHGRPETIQDLSAHRFVGSEQETSRAPCFKWMREEIPRENVVFRSDDMRVLSLAVVSGAGLGFLPVQEAKEQTNLVQVMAPRPEWASPLWLVTHMDLHRTSKVQALLAFFKENLKEEIW; translated from the coding sequence GTGGAAAACTGGGATGAGATCAGGACAGCCTATCAGGTCGCGCGCAATGGCACCGTGAGCGGAGCGGCCGATGCCTTGGGTGTGCATCACGCGACGGTCATCCGGCATATTGATGCTTTGGAAAAGCGGTTGGGCGTGAAGCTGTTCCAGCGCCATGCGCGGGGGTATACGCCCACCGAGGCGGGCAGTGACCTGTTGCGCGTTGCGCAGGCGACCGAGGATCAGTTCGGGCAGCTTGCCAGCCGCATCAAGGGGCGCGGCAGTGACGTGTCGGGCGATTTGGTTGTCACATCGCTTGCGGCTATGGCGACACGTATTGCGCCGCTTTTGGCAGCGTTTCAGGCAAAACACCCCGACATCATTGTACGTTACCTAACCGGCGAGCGGTTGTTTCGGCTAGAGTATGGCGAGGCGCATGTTGCTGTTCGCGCAGGGCAGGCGCCAGAGCAGCCCGACAATATCGCACAGCCCTTGGCGTGCCAGTCGATGGGGCTATATGGGTCAGCTGGCTATATAAAAGAACACGGCAGGCCCGAGACGATACAGGATCTGAGCGCGCATCGGTTTGTCGGCAGCGAGCAGGAAACGTCTCGTGCGCCCTGTTTCAAGTGGATGCGCGAGGAAATCCCGCGGGAGAATGTGGTTTTCCGAAGCGACGACATGCGGGTTTTATCCTTGGCTGTGGTTTCGGGGGCTGGATTAGGGTTTTTGCCTGTCCAAGAGGCGAAAGAGCAAACCAATCTGGTGCAGGTGATGGCGCCGCGCCCTGAATGGGCGTCTCCCTTATGGTTGGTGACGCATATGGATTTGCACAGGACCAGCAAAGTTCAGGCGCTGTTGGCGTTTTTCAAAGAAAACCTAAAGGAAGAGATCTGGTGA
- a CDS encoding F0F1 ATP synthase subunit A, translating to MATEAHGAEETGLVFHPMDQFMVTPLSGDGPVNWFTFTNSALWTSFAVGVVFILLVVGTSKRAVVPGRMQSVAELAYGFIYKMVEDICGKEGVKYFPYIMTLFMFIVCANFLGLLPTAFTPTSHFAVTIPLALLVFLGVTILGFVKNGASFLGLFWVSSAPLALRPALALIELISYFVRPVSHSIRLAGNVMAGHAVIKVFAGFAALTIVSPVAILGITAMYGLEVLVSFIQAYVFTILTCVYLNDALHPSH from the coding sequence ATGGCAACAGAAGCACACGGCGCAGAGGAAACCGGTCTGGTCTTTCACCCGATGGACCAATTTATGGTTACGCCACTAAGCGGCGATGGCCCTGTAAACTGGTTCACGTTCACGAACTCGGCTCTTTGGACCAGCTTTGCGGTTGGTGTTGTGTTCATCCTGTTGGTTGTTGGTACGTCCAAGCGCGCCGTTGTTCCGGGCCGCATGCAGTCGGTTGCTGAGCTGGCTTACGGCTTTATCTACAAGATGGTTGAAGACATCTGTGGCAAAGAAGGCGTTAAGTACTTCCCCTACATCATGACGCTGTTCATGTTTATCGTTTGCGCGAACTTCCTTGGCTTGTTGCCAACGGCCTTCACGCCGACCTCGCATTTCGCTGTTACAATCCCTCTGGCGCTTTTGGTTTTCCTTGGCGTTACGATCTTGGGTTTTGTGAAAAACGGCGCATCCTTTTTGGGCCTGTTCTGGGTTTCGTCCGCGCCGCTGGCGCTGCGCCCTGCCTTGGCCCTGATCGAGCTGATCTCGTATTTCGTACGTCCTGTCAGCCACTCTATTCGTCTTGCCGGTAACGTCATGGCGGGCCACGCGGTGATCAAAGTGTTCGCAGGTTTTGCGGCGCTGACCATCGTGTCACCAGTTGCCATTCTTGGCATCACCGCGATGTACGGTCTGGAGGTCCTTGTGTCCTTCATTCAGGCCTACGTCTTTACGATCCTTACATGCGTGTATCTGAACGATGCACTGCACCCAAGTCACTGA
- a CDS encoding AtpZ/AtpI family protein — MDDQDRKAEMAAIEARIAAAKGLQEPKPRMDEHYSQAQMAWRMVIELVAGLGIGFGIGYGLDLFFGTLPVFMVLFVLLGLAAGVKTMLRSAQEMQKENAANEAAEE; from the coding sequence ATGGACGACCAAGATCGCAAAGCAGAAATGGCGGCGATTGAGGCGCGGATCGCGGCGGCCAAGGGCTTGCAAGAGCCGAAACCACGGATGGATGAACACTACTCTCAGGCGCAGATGGCCTGGCGAATGGTGATAGAGCTTGTAGCCGGTCTTGGGATTGGCTTTGGCATCGGATACGGGTTGGACCTGTTCTTTGGAACGCTTCCTGTATTTATGGTGCTGTTCGTTCTGCTGGGCCTCGCGGCCGGAGTGAAGACGATGCTCCGATCTGCGCAGGAGATGCAGAAGGAAAACGCGGCAAACGAGGCCGCTGAAGAATAA
- a CDS encoding DMT family transporter translates to MSSQAQGHLAMLLFSALVAGSFSLGGMVANDIAPLALNAVRFVIAGIAVGTAALVSTGIPRSAFAAPWRYLLLGGLFAIYFVLMFEGLKTSAPVSSAAVFTLVPAMSGVFAWFLLRQRTTSRMAVALGIGAAGALWVIFRADMAALLAFDIGRGEVIFFFGCIAHGLYTPLVRKLNRGESAVVFSFGTLVAGALLLGIVGMGDIRGTDWTALRPMVWVTIFYVSLCASAITFVLVQFATLRLPSAKVMAYTYLVPSWVLCWEVALGNALPPIMIAAGIGLTILALLLLLRDDDVPAAVPPAAKL, encoded by the coding sequence ATGTCCTCTCAGGCTCAGGGCCATCTGGCTATGTTGTTGTTTTCTGCTCTGGTGGCGGGGTCCTTTTCGTTGGGGGGGATGGTGGCCAATGATATTGCGCCGCTGGCGTTGAATGCGGTGCGGTTTGTGATTGCGGGTATTGCGGTGGGGACCGCCGCGTTAGTGAGCACGGGGATTCCGCGCAGCGCCTTTGCCGCGCCGTGGCGTTACCTGCTGTTGGGCGGGTTATTTGCGATCTATTTTGTGTTGATGTTTGAGGGGCTGAAAACCTCGGCGCCTGTTAGCTCGGCGGCGGTGTTCACCTTGGTGCCTGCGATGTCGGGTGTGTTTGCGTGGTTCTTGTTGCGCCAGCGCACAACGTCGCGCATGGCGGTTGCGCTGGGGATCGGCGCGGCGGGGGCGCTATGGGTGATTTTCCGCGCCGACATGGCGGCATTGCTGGCGTTTGATATCGGGCGGGGTGAGGTGATCTTTTTCTTCGGGTGCATTGCGCACGGCCTGTATACCCCGCTGGTGCGCAAGCTGAACCGTGGTGAATCGGCTGTTGTGTTCTCCTTTGGAACTTTGGTGGCGGGGGCGTTGCTGCTGGGGATTGTGGGCATGGGGGATATTCGCGGGACGGATTGGACCGCTCTGCGGCCTATGGTTTGGGTTACAATCTTTTACGTGTCGCTCTGTGCCAGCGCGATTACCTTTGTGTTGGTTCAATTCGCCACGCTGCGGCTGCCCTCGGCCAAGGTGATGGCCTATACCTACCTTGTCCCCAGTTGGGTTCTTTGTTGGGAGGTGGCGCTGGGCAATGCGCTCCCGCCGATTATGATCGCTGCGGGGATTGGCCTGACTATTCTGGCGCTTTTGCTGCTGCTGCGCGATGATGATGTACCCGCTGCGGTGCCGCCTGCTGCGAAACTTTGA
- a CDS encoding NIPSNAP family protein produces the protein MITCTLRYEIDPNQVAAFEVYAKAWIHLVNKLGGTHHGYHLPHEGPNDIAFCHFSFPSLADYEVYRKNMWDDPECLRAYAHAKETNCIRRFDRSFTRPVLTGATVDELGL, from the coding sequence ATGATCACCTGTACGCTTAGATACGAAATCGACCCCAACCAAGTTGCGGCGTTCGAAGTCTATGCGAAGGCTTGGATTCACCTTGTGAATAAACTTGGTGGCACCCATCACGGCTATCACTTGCCGCACGAGGGGCCAAACGACATTGCGTTTTGCCACTTCTCTTTCCCGTCACTGGCCGATTATGAGGTCTACCGCAAAAACATGTGGGACGACCCAGAATGCCTGCGCGCCTATGCGCACGCCAAGGAAACAAACTGCATCCGCCGCTTTGACCGCTCTTTCACCCGCCCTGTTCTGACAGGCGCCACAGTGGATGAGTTGGGCCTGTGA
- a CDS encoding F0F1 ATP synthase subunit C yields MEGQLAHIGAGIAALGTGIAAIGVGNVAASFLGGALRNPSAAAAQTATLFIGIAFAEALGIFSFLVALLLMFAV; encoded by the coding sequence ATGGAAGGTCAACTCGCACACATCGGCGCAGGTATCGCAGCACTCGGCACAGGCATCGCAGCCATCGGTGTTGGTAACGTTGCAGCAAGCTTCTTGGGCGGCGCTCTGCGTAACCCATCCGCAGCAGCGGCACAGACAGCTACACTGTTCATCGGTATCGCTTTCGCCGAAGCTCTGGGGATCTTCTCGTTCCTCGTAGCGCTTCTGCTGATGTTCGCTGTATAA
- the ffh gene encoding signal recognition particle protein, translating to MFENLSERLSGVFDRLTKQGALSEEDVKTALREVRVALLEADVSLPVARDFVNAVQEKATGQAVTKSITPGQQVVKIVHDALIDVLKGEGEPGALKIDSPPAPILMVGLQGGGKTTTTAKLAKRLKEKDGKRVLMASLDVNRPAAMEQLAILGTQIGVDTLPIVKGEDPVAIAKRTKTQASLGGYDVYMLDTAGRLSIDDELMAQVEAVRDVVTPRETLLVVDGLTGQDAVQTAENFNERIGISGVVLTRMDGDGRGGAALSMRAVTGRPIKYVGLGEKMDALETFEPERIAGRILGMGDIVALVEKAQETIEAEQAEKMMKRMAKGQFNMNDLKMQLEQMLKMGGMQGMMGMMPGMGKMAKQVEEAGFDDRILKQQIALINSMTKKERVNPALLQASRKKRIAKGAGMEVSDLNKLMKMQRQMSDMMKKMGKGKGGMMKAAMKQMMGKGGMDPAAMAQGMDPKALEAAAKQMGGKLPGLGGGMGLPPGLSGFGKKK from the coding sequence ATGTTTGAGAATCTCAGTGAACGCCTGTCTGGTGTCTTTGATCGCCTGACCAAACAGGGCGCATTGTCCGAAGAGGACGTAAAAACCGCCCTGCGCGAAGTCCGCGTTGCCCTGCTAGAGGCTGACGTCTCGCTGCCGGTGGCCCGTGATTTCGTGAACGCAGTGCAGGAAAAGGCGACAGGCCAAGCCGTCACAAAATCCATCACACCCGGCCAACAGGTTGTCAAAATCGTCCACGACGCCCTCATCGACGTCCTCAAAGGCGAAGGCGAACCAGGTGCGCTGAAAATCGACAGCCCCCCTGCCCCGATCCTGATGGTCGGTCTGCAAGGTGGTGGTAAAACCACAACCACCGCCAAACTGGCAAAACGGCTCAAGGAAAAAGACGGCAAGCGCGTGCTGATGGCATCGCTCGACGTGAACCGCCCCGCGGCGATGGAACAGCTGGCAATCCTCGGCACCCAGATCGGCGTCGACACCCTGCCCATCGTCAAAGGCGAAGACCCCGTTGCCATCGCCAAACGCACCAAGACCCAAGCCTCCCTTGGCGGCTATGACGTCTATATGCTCGATACCGCGGGCCGTTTGTCCATCGATGACGAACTCATGGCGCAGGTCGAAGCCGTCCGCGATGTGGTCACACCACGCGAAACCCTGCTGGTGGTTGATGGCCTGACGGGCCAAGACGCCGTGCAAACCGCCGAGAACTTTAACGAACGCATCGGCATTTCTGGCGTTGTCCTCACCCGTATGGACGGCGACGGGCGCGGCGGTGCGGCCCTCTCCATGCGCGCCGTCACAGGCCGCCCGATCAAATACGTCGGCCTCGGCGAAAAGATGGACGCGCTTGAGACGTTCGAGCCAGAGCGGATTGCAGGCCGTATCCTTGGCATGGGCGACATCGTTGCCCTCGTTGAAAAAGCCCAAGAAACCATCGAGGCCGAACAAGCCGAAAAGATGATGAAGCGCATGGCGAAAGGTCAGTTCAACATGAACGACCTCAAAATGCAGCTGGAACAGATGCTCAAAATGGGCGGCATGCAAGGTATGATGGGCATGATGCCCGGCATGGGTAAAATGGCCAAACAGGTCGAGGAAGCAGGCTTTGACGACCGCATCCTCAAACAACAGATCGCCCTCATCAACTCCATGACCAAGAAAGAGCGCGTAAACCCCGCCCTCCTGCAAGCCAGCCGTAAAAAGCGGATCGCCAAAGGTGCAGGCATGGAGGTTTCCGACCTCAACAAGCTGATGAAAATGCAGCGCCAGATGTCGGACATGATGAAAAAGATGGGCAAAGGCAAAGGCGGCATGATGAAAGCCGCCATGAAACAGATGATGGGCAAAGGCGGCATGGACCCCGCCGCAATGGCCCAAGGCATGGACCCAAAAGCACTGGAAGCAGCGGCCAAACAAATGGGCGGCAAACTGCCCGGTTTGGGCGGCGGCATGGGCCTGCCACCCGGTCTGTCAGGTTTCGGTAAAAAGAAATGA
- a CDS encoding F0F1 ATP synthase subunit B, producing MRFTLTSVFAMMLASPAFAASGPFFSLRNTDFVVLIAFLIFIGILIYVKVPSMMAKMLDARAEGIKSEIEEARKLREDAQTLLASYERKQKEVQEQANRIVEAAKEEAAAASAQARADLATSVERRLAAAEEQIGSAEAAAVKEVRDQAVLIAVAASRDIIGKQMTAAEGNKLIDAGIAQVDAKLH from the coding sequence ATGCGTTTCACACTCACATCCGTATTCGCCATGATGCTCGCAAGCCCAGCTTTCGCCGCATCTGGTCCGTTCTTCTCGCTGCGCAACACAGACTTTGTTGTGCTGATCGCTTTCTTGATCTTCATCGGTATTCTGATCTACGTCAAAGTGCCTTCGATGATGGCAAAGATGTTGGACGCCCGTGCCGAGGGCATCAAATCCGAGATCGAAGAAGCCCGCAAATTGCGCGAAGATGCGCAGACTTTGTTGGCCTCTTACGAGCGTAAGCAGAAAGAAGTTCAAGAGCAGGCAAACCGCATTGTTGAAGCAGCTAAAGAAGAAGCTGCAGCAGCAAGCGCACAAGCCCGCGCTGATCTGGCCACCTCTGTTGAGCGCCGCCTAGCTGCTGCTGAAGAGCAGATCGGTTCTGCCGAAGCTGCAGCGGTAAAAGAAGTGCGTGATCAGGCTGTTTTGATCGCTGTTGCCGCGTCCCGCGACATCATCGGCAAGCAGATGACAGCAGCCGAAGGCAACAAGCTGATCGATGCTGGCATTGCTCAGGTAGACGCCAAGCTTCACTAA
- a CDS encoding FadR/GntR family transcriptional regulator, with the protein MPFRPVSPEKLSAAVVRQVEELILRGILLPGKRLPAERELAERLGVSRPSLREAIAQLQDAGLLVSKPGAGIFVADVLASAFSPALADLFSRHNEAAMDYLSFRKDMEGLAAERAARLGSDTDLAVITAVFRKMEQAQETTTPEEEAALDAQFHMAIIEASHNVVMLHMMRSMYDLLRDGVFYNRQIMFKQQTKRTVLLDQHRTIHDALINRDADGARAAVEAHMSYVERALLDQQRAERHEDVAQQRLDQENDR; encoded by the coding sequence ATGCCATTTCGCCCTGTCTCACCCGAAAAACTCTCAGCCGCTGTTGTCCGACAGGTCGAAGAGCTCATCTTACGCGGCATCCTTCTCCCTGGAAAACGCCTGCCCGCCGAACGCGAACTGGCCGAGCGGCTGGGCGTCTCCCGCCCCTCTCTGCGCGAAGCAATCGCCCAGCTCCAAGACGCAGGTCTGCTGGTCTCAAAACCTGGTGCGGGGATTTTTGTGGCTGATGTTTTGGCCTCTGCCTTTTCCCCTGCTTTGGCCGATCTTTTCTCGCGCCATAACGAAGCGGCGATGGACTATCTTTCCTTTCGCAAAGATATGGAGGGCCTCGCCGCCGAACGCGCGGCGCGCTTGGGATCGGATACCGACCTCGCCGTGATCACGGCTGTCTTTCGAAAGATGGAACAGGCCCAAGAAACCACAACGCCAGAGGAAGAAGCCGCCCTAGACGCCCAATTCCACATGGCCATCATCGAGGCCAGCCATAACGTGGTCATGTTGCACATGATGCGGTCCATGTATGACCTGCTGCGCGATGGGGTCTTTTACAACCGCCAGATCATGTTCAAACAGCAAACCAAACGGACCGTGCTTCTGGATCAGCACCGAACAATCCATGACGCATTGATCAATCGCGATGCCGATGGCGCCCGCGCCGCCGTTGAGGCTCATATGAGCTATGTTGAACGCGCCCTTCTGGATCAGCAACGCGCCGAGCGCCACGAAGATGTCGCGCAACAGCGGCTTGATCAGGAAAACGACCGCTAG
- a CDS encoding GNAT family N-acetyltransferase, producing MTVIIPTLETQRLILRAPQMRDSAAYVGFKRSERSKFTGGVASTQQARTNFSAIAGQWVLRGYGLFMAALKNDPDTAIGGFGIFHPERQEEPEFGWTLYDAAYEGKGYVTEAMRAIIPWAWDVIGVDTAQSHIDEGNAPSVAVATALGAKFDPVTTKKANGPGGEFDNDGPFVNIYRHTKGALT from the coding sequence ATGACAGTCATCATCCCCACGCTAGAAACCCAGCGTCTGATCCTGCGCGCCCCGCAGATGCGCGACAGCGCGGCCTATGTTGGCTTCAAACGCTCTGAGCGGTCCAAGTTCACTGGCGGGGTCGCCTCAACGCAACAGGCACGCACCAATTTTTCGGCTATCGCGGGTCAGTGGGTGTTGCGCGGCTATGGCCTGTTTATGGCCGCGTTGAAAAATGACCCTGACACCGCCATCGGCGGCTTTGGCATTTTCCACCCCGAACGTCAGGAAGAACCTGAATTCGGCTGGACGCTCTATGATGCGGCCTATGAGGGCAAAGGTTACGTGACCGAAGCCATGCGCGCCATCATCCCATGGGCATGGGATGTGATCGGCGTGGATACGGCGCAGTCGCACATCGACGAGGGCAACGCGCCATCCGTCGCCGTCGCAACCGCCCTAGGCGCCAAATTCGATCCCGTCACCACCAAAAAGGCCAATGGCCCTGGTGGCGAGTTCGACAATGACGGCCCCTTCGTCAACATCTACCGCCACACAAAAGGGGCTTTGACATGA
- a CDS encoding ArsR/SmtB family transcription factor, with translation MASTLDTTFAALADPTRRAILAMLLEDDMAVTDVAEPFDVSLAAISKHLVVLTSAGLITQEKRGRVKWCKLEPDAMRAASVWMQGFGQFEPVNLDAFERFLEQELPDPKDPLK, from the coding sequence ATGGCATCTACGTTAGACACCACATTTGCGGCACTGGCCGATCCGACCCGCCGCGCGATCCTCGCGATGCTGCTGGAAGATGATATGGCCGTAACAGATGTGGCCGAACCGTTTGACGTGTCACTGGCCGCGATCTCAAAACATCTTGTTGTGCTGACCAGCGCGGGACTAATCACCCAAGAAAAGCGCGGGCGCGTGAAGTGGTGCAAGCTGGAACCTGACGCCATGCGCGCCGCTTCTGTCTGGATGCAGGGTTTCGGCCAGTTTGAACCCGTGAACCTAGACGCGTTTGAGCGGTTCTTGGAACAAGAGCTCCCCGATCCCAAAGACCCTCTGAAATAG
- a CDS encoding chorismate mutase — protein sequence MTDSVTRAAEVLSEHRASIDRLDAILVYTLGERFKHTQAVGKLKAEHDLPPSDPTREADQIARLEDLAKRADLDPEFAKKFLNFIIAEVIQHHKQHQQS from the coding sequence ATGACCGATTCCGTAACCCGCGCCGCAGAGGTCCTCTCCGAGCACCGCGCCAGCATCGATCGCCTCGATGCGATCCTCGTCTACACGCTGGGCGAGCGGTTCAAACACACTCAGGCTGTGGGGAAACTCAAAGCCGAACACGACCTTCCCCCGTCCGATCCTACCCGCGAAGCGGATCAGATCGCACGGCTAGAAGATTTGGCAAAACGGGCCGATTTAGATCCCGAATTCGCCAAGAAGTTTCTCAACTTCATCATCGCTGAAGTCATTCAGCACCACAAACAACATCAACAATCTTAA
- a CDS encoding F0F1 ATP synthase subunit B': MATETTHSDGAAEAAGNAGMPQLDFSHWGNQMFWLALALIAIYLILSRVALPRIAAVLAERQGTISNDIAAAEDLKAKAVEAEAAYDKALVDARAEAQRIIDEAKAEMQSDLDNAIAKADKEIAAKSAESEAAISEIRAGAVESVKAVAKSTAKEIIAAMGGKADAKTITAAVTARMKG; the protein is encoded by the coding sequence ATGGCAACCGAAACTACACATAGCGATGGTGCGGCGGAGGCTGCCGGTAACGCGGGCATGCCACAGCTTGATTTCTCCCATTGGGGAAACCAGATGTTCTGGCTGGCGCTTGCGCTGATCGCGATTTATCTCATTTTGTCTCGCGTGGCTCTGCCTCGTATTGCGGCTGTTTTGGCCGAACGTCAGGGCACAATTTCGAACGATATTGCTGCTGCCGAGGATCTGAAAGCCAAAGCGGTTGAAGCCGAAGCGGCCTATGACAAGGCGCTGGTTGATGCCCGTGCAGAAGCACAGCGCATCATCGACGAAGCAAAAGCGGAAATGCAGTCTGATCTGGATAACGCCATTGCAAAAGCCGACAAAGAAATCGCTGCGAAATCTGCAGAATCCGAAGCCGCTATTTCGGAAATTCGCGCAGGTGCCGTAGAGAGCGTAAAAGCTGTTGCCAAAAGCACGGCAAAAGAAATCATCGCTGCGATGGGTGGCAAGGCAGACGCTAAAACCATTACCGCCGCAGTTACAGCACGGATGAAAGGATAA
- a CDS encoding SF0329 family protein encodes MRWSKLKQRIEDSLADSAKGRVEVWSTRYRKAHDQEGEAWITIDGQRVHSMGSLTHLVEFFERSRALQKERDCLDYRDREQIQGYRDAQEEVETQLRAEGVIPLWEFNDALFEYLNMSLEQILSSDQMIVRALGMFDKRLGKRRLASKDVSKEHEFIQGFYRVRCAFEGLRVQPTETSDS; translated from the coding sequence ATGAGATGGAGCAAATTAAAGCAGCGAATTGAAGACAGTCTTGCCGACAGCGCCAAAGGGCGCGTTGAAGTCTGGAGCACTCGTTATCGCAAAGCTCACGACCAAGAAGGCGAAGCTTGGATAACGATTGATGGACAACGCGTTCATAGCATGGGCTCGTTGACGCATCTGGTCGAGTTTTTTGAAAGAAGTCGTGCTCTGCAAAAAGAACGTGACTGTCTGGACTACAGGGACCGCGAGCAAATTCAGGGCTACCGCGATGCTCAAGAAGAAGTTGAAACCCAGTTACGCGCAGAAGGCGTCATACCGCTTTGGGAATTCAACGACGCTCTTTTCGAATATCTAAATATGTCGTTGGAGCAGATTCTGAGCTCAGACCAAATGATCGTTCGAGCACTGGGAATGTTTGACAAGCGACTTGGCAAACGTCGCCTGGCCTCTAAGGACGTTTCCAAGGAGCATGAGTTCATACAGGGCTTTTATCGTGTTCGCTGCGCCTTCGAAGGGCTTCGAGTACAGCCAACCGAGACATCCGATAGCTGA
- a CDS encoding DUF2867 domain-containing protein, producing the protein MSRNLQKITPLQVELVAPREQLGFFDQQSMTLPKEMTPLEVWTEMMADPLPFMATAFKIRDAIAARFGVKRIGGFSGKEPGFIQVGDKLDFFLVETLSDTVMSLSERDKHLDVLTCVTCTENTLMITSSVKVHNWFGRLYMLPVAPAHRLIVRVMLGRFRRKLADAA; encoded by the coding sequence GTGTCGCGTAACCTTCAGAAAATCACACCGCTTCAGGTTGAGCTGGTCGCCCCGCGGGAGCAGCTGGGTTTTTTCGACCAGCAATCAATGACCCTGCCCAAAGAGATGACGCCGCTGGAGGTTTGGACCGAGATGATGGCCGATCCGCTGCCCTTTATGGCGACAGCGTTCAAGATCCGCGATGCCATTGCGGCGCGGTTCGGGGTGAAACGGATTGGCGGGTTTTCAGGCAAAGAGCCGGGATTTATTCAGGTGGGTGACAAGCTCGACTTTTTTCTGGTCGAGACGTTGAGCGATACAGTGATGAGCCTGTCGGAGAGGGATAAGCACCTCGATGTTTTGACCTGCGTAACCTGCACGGAAAACACCCTGATGATTACCTCATCGGTGAAGGTGCATAATTGGTTCGGGCGTCTTTATATGCTGCCTGTTGCCCCTGCCCATCGGCTCATTGTGCGGGTGATGTTGGGGCGGTTCAGGCGCAAGCTGGCGGATGCTGCCTAG